The Gloeocapsopsis sp. IPPAS B-1203 region CTAACATCGCACGGATTTCTAACAACTCTTGTTCATCACGTTGGTCTGAAGCAGGTTTAAAAATAAGATAAGCTGAGCGAGACATAAGCAACGAATTTTAACTGGAATTCAAAAACAGAAATTGCTGTGATTTAGGACTATGAAGGCAGGTAGTAGTGCACATTGCCCAAGCAACCATGCGAAGACTCAGTATCGTCTTTTGCTCAATGTTTAAGCCAGAAGCAGCGTAGATAAACTACAAGACTTAACTTAATAAACTGACAAAAAAGCTATGAAAAGAAATCATACTAAAGGTGGGTGAAATGCGTAAAAATCACCTCAAATTATCCATAGTATGACGATTCAGGGAATAGAGTTAGTGAAAATAAACGGCACTTAATAGCTGTAAATAGTTGATTGTTCGTAGGGGAATTATTGAGACATCAACAATAAACCATGAATTTAGTTAAATAGTTGTCAAAACTTCAGCTAGAGTGCAAAATAGTTGGTCGATATGTTTTTTCTCAATAATTCAGTGGTGAAGATCAAGAAAAATTGGCGATTTGCCCCAATTCCACCAACAGCACCAAAATTCACACTATGATAAGCATGTTTTCTGCCAATTAACCGCTGACACGAAGCTTCATCATGTATCCAGTGGTAGGCGATCGCTATTTTCAATGCAGTATCTATTGCTTCTGAAGCCGAATTCATGAAAAAAGCACGATTCAACCCCCAAAAGGCAGTTCTGTCAATTGGGTTGCAAATTCAAACGCCCTTGGATACCCCATCTGAAACGCGGGTGCAAAACCAACCGCATTGCTGCCAAGAACTAGATTTGTGTGTTTGAATCTGTTGCCAGAATTTAGGGAATTGGTATGTTAGACGGTCTGTCGCCAATTCATTTACCGGACTCAAAAAAATTTACAATGCCTGATGGAGAATCAACGCAGAAAGAACAGTGGTATTAGAAGCTGGTAAATTGTGGACAAGGGTAATTGAGCAAACTGAGTATGCTTTACATACGGGCGCACTTCAGTCTATTCCCACAGATTATGAGTTTGTAGAACAAAACGGTATCAGTTTCCTTGTCCGCACGTTGTCAAACTTGGTACGAAAGGATGAGGTGAAAAAGCAGCAGGAAGATAGCACTTCTGCTGGCAAGGATTTTAATCCATTCTTACCTTACGAAGAAGATTTATTTGTTGCAGATATTTCTGACACGCATTTGTGTCTGTTGAATAAGTATAACGTTGTCGATCATCACTTGCTGATGATTACTCGTGATTTTGAGGATCAGGAAAACTGGCTTAACTGGCGCGATTTTCAGGCGATGTGGATTACCTTAGCAGAGATTGATGGTTTAGCGTTCTATAACGGTGGAAAGATTGCTGGTGCGAGTCAAAAACATAAACATTTACAACTTGTACCCTTACCGCTTGCTGAGAAAGTAAATTTACCAATTGAAAGGGCGATCGCTACTGCTAAGTTTACAGATTCTATCGGTACATCATCAATATTCCCCTTTGTTCATGCGATCGCTTTGTTAGATCCTAGTTGGACACTCGATACCGCTGCTACAGCAACGCTAGAATGCTATCAAAACCTGCTTCATGCTGTTGGACTCAACACAAATCAATTTAAAAGCGACAAGCAATCAGGTGCTTATAATCTACTTGCAACACGACAATGGATGTTAGTTGTACCGCGTCTTCAAGAAAGTTTTGAGTCAATATCAGTTAATTCATTAGGATTTGCCGGATCGCTGTTTGTCCGCAACGATGAGCAAATGCAGATCCTCAAACATTATGGTCCAATGAGGATTTTGCAGCAAGTGACGAGTGGCTAGTTACTGGTGGCTAAAACTGTTGGCTTGACATTTTGGCGGTTGTATGAAGTGTAAGTAGATGAGTTTTCTGTAAGGATGCGGATGCTGTCTGGCGGTAGCTTGACTTTTACAGTGTCGCCAGAATTAAATCTATGGAGATCGCTGTAGTGAAGATTTTGCGATCGCACAATAATGCAACTCTGCTCAGTTAAACGCACAATATAACGCGTATCAGTGCCAATATAAACAGTTTCTTCTACCTTACCTTGCAAAGACTCATCGCTGTTAGCAGGGAAAATCACTACCTTTTCAGGACGCACAACTAAAGTGACAATACTATCTAGTGGTATTTCATCATCACAGCTGACGCATACTGGTAATTGTTCGTCAACTAAAATCGTAACTGCATCTAGATGACGCTTAATGACACGTCCGATTAAGAAATTTGTTTCGCCAATGAAATCGGCAACAAAGCGCGAAGTTGGGTTTTCGTAGATTTCAACCGGTGTCCCTACTTGTAATACCCGTCCTTGATCCATTACCGCAATGCGATCA contains the following coding sequences:
- a CDS encoding phosphorylase, producing the protein MVLEAGKLWTRVIEQTEYALHTGALQSIPTDYEFVEQNGISFLVRTLSNLVRKDEVKKQQEDSTSAGKDFNPFLPYEEDLFVADISDTHLCLLNKYNVVDHHLLMITRDFEDQENWLNWRDFQAMWITLAEIDGLAFYNGGKIAGASQKHKHLQLVPLPLAEKVNLPIERAIATAKFTDSIGTSSIFPFVHAIALLDPSWTLDTAATATLECYQNLLHAVGLNTNQFKSDKQSGAYNLLATRQWMLVVPRLQESFESISVNSLGFAGSLFVRNDEQMQILKHYGPMRILQQVTSG